One part of the Algibacter sp. L1A34 genome encodes these proteins:
- the nqrE gene encoding NADH:ubiquinone reductase (Na(+)-transporting) subunit E, producing MEHIELFFKSIFIDNMVFATFLGMCSYLAVSKKVSTAVGLGAAVIFVLAITVPLNWLLDQYLLQPGALSWLGEEYASYDLSFLSFIMFIATIATMVQLVEIVVEKFSPSLYNSLGIFLPLIAVNCAILGGSLFMQSREIPTLGLATVYGVGSGIGWFLAILAIAAIREKIRYSNVPPALRGLGITFIITGLMAIGFMSFGGMLTGGDEEAPKEEKTAKVDSTKDNKEVLANNIKVNE from the coding sequence ATGGAACATATAGAGTTATTTTTTAAATCAATATTTATCGATAACATGGTATTTGCCACGTTCTTAGGAATGTGTTCTTACCTTGCGGTATCTAAAAAAGTGAGTACAGCTGTAGGTTTAGGAGCAGCCGTAATTTTTGTATTGGCTATTACCGTGCCTTTAAACTGGTTATTAGATCAGTATTTATTGCAACCAGGTGCTTTATCTTGGTTAGGTGAGGAATATGCAAGTTACGATTTAAGTTTCCTATCGTTTATCATGTTTATTGCAACTATTGCAACCATGGTACAATTAGTAGAAATAGTGGTCGAGAAATTCTCTCCATCATTGTACAATTCATTAGGTATATTTTTACCATTAATTGCTGTAAACTGTGCCATTTTAGGAGGTTCATTATTTATGCAATCTCGTGAAATACCAACTTTAGGATTAGCAACTGTTTACGGTGTAGGTTCTGGAATTGGATGGTTTTTAGCGATTTTAGCGATAGCCGCTATTCGTGAAAAAATTAGATATTCTAACGTGCCACCAGCATTAAGAGGTTTAGGAATTACATTCATCATTACTGGTTTAATGGCGATTGGATTCATGAGTTTTGGAGGAATGTTAACTGGAGGTGATGAAGAAGCACCAAAAGAAGAAAAAACTGCAAAAGTAGATTCTACAAAGGATAACAAAGAAGTGTTAGCTAACAACATAAAAGTAAACGAGTAA
- a CDS encoding Na(+)-translocating NADH-quinone reductase subunit C, with the protein MENRTDKNSYTIIFAVVMVLVVGSLLAFTASSLKPNIDENKRLEKQQNILYAMGVNENDETSANFVSTDKAPDLFKKYIKKQLVIQDGKVTEDDEAYLIDVKKEQTNAKAGIARRLPLLEGVKDGKTFYIAPIRGKGLWDAIWAYVAMDENMVIQGAYFDHKGETPGLGANIKQRFFMDDFIGEHLLDNSDRFKGIDVSKSNADPKNDDKTDNEVDAIAGATITGNGVSAMIKSDLKLYVPFFKNLKNN; encoded by the coding sequence ATGGAAAATAGAACAGATAAAAATTCATATACTATAATTTTCGCCGTTGTTATGGTGTTGGTTGTAGGTTCATTATTAGCATTTACAGCATCATCTTTAAAACCTAATATTGATGAAAACAAACGTCTAGAAAAGCAACAAAATATTTTGTATGCTATGGGCGTAAATGAGAATGATGAAACTAGTGCTAATTTTGTGTCAACAGATAAAGCGCCAGACTTGTTTAAAAAATACATTAAAAAACAATTGGTTATTCAAGATGGTAAAGTTACCGAGGATGATGAAGCTTATTTAATTGATGTTAAAAAAGAACAAACCAATGCGAAAGCTGGTATTGCTAGACGGTTACCTTTATTAGAAGGTGTAAAGGATGGTAAAACATTTTACATTGCGCCAATTCGTGGTAAAGGTCTTTGGGATGCTATTTGGGCTTACGTTGCTATGGACGAAAACATGGTAATACAAGGTGCTTATTTTGATCACAAAGGAGAAACGCCTGGTTTAGGAGCTAATATTAAGCAACGTTTTTTTATGGACGATTTTATTGGTGAGCATTTGTTAGATAACTCAGATCGTTTTAAAGGTATTGATGTTTCTAAAAGTAATGCCGATCCAAAAAACGATGATAAAACAGATAACGAAGTCGATGCTATTGCAGGAGCTACTATTACAGGTAATGGGGTTTCAGCAATGATAAAAAGCGATTTAAAGCTATACGTACCGTTCTTCAAAAACTTAAAAAACAATTAA
- a CDS encoding NADH:ubiquinone reductase (Na(+)-transporting) subunit D translates to MGLLSKKDAKLITDPLADNNPITIQVLGICSALAITAELKASIVMAVSVMAVLAIGNVVISLMRNIIPSKIRIIVQLVVVAALVIIVDQVLKAFAYELSKTLSVFVGLIITNCIIMGRFEAFALANKPWRSFLDGIGNAAGYGLILILVGFFRELLGSGTLLGFKVLGDPIEKTGLYALGYENNGFMLLSPMALIVVGIIIWIQRSRNTALVEDH, encoded by the coding sequence ATGGGACTTTTATCAAAAAAAGACGCCAAGTTAATCACAGATCCATTAGCGGATAATAACCCAATTACTATTCAAGTTCTTGGTATTTGTTCTGCTTTAGCAATTACTGCTGAGTTAAAAGCATCTATTGTAATGGCTGTTTCAGTAATGGCCGTGTTAGCTATTGGGAACGTTGTTATTTCTTTAATGAGAAATATTATTCCTTCAAAAATTAGAATTATTGTACAATTGGTTGTTGTTGCAGCTTTGGTAATTATAGTAGATCAAGTATTAAAGGCATTTGCTTACGAGTTAAGTAAAACGCTTTCGGTATTTGTTGGATTAATTATTACAAACTGTATTATTATGGGACGTTTTGAGGCTTTTGCTCTGGCAAATAAACCTTGGAGATCTTTCCTTGATGGTATTGGTAATGCAGCTGGTTACGGTTTAATTCTTATTCTAGTAGGATTCTTTAGAGAACTTTTAGGTTCTGGAACACTATTAGGATTTAAAGTTTTAGGAGATCCAATCGAAAAAACAGGATTATATGCTTTAGGTTACGAGAATAACGGTTTTATGTTATTATCTCCAATGGCTTTAATTGTAGTTGGTATTATTATTTGGATTCAACGTAGTAGAAATACAGCATTAGTAGAAGATCATTAA